In Asanoa sp. WMMD1127, one genomic interval encodes:
- a CDS encoding sugar phosphate isomerase/epimerase family protein, protein MSERFALNSATTKHWPLPDLVAGCVRAGVRGVGLWREETAAFGLEKTAALVRDAGLSVTSLCRGGFFADPGWLDDNRRAIDEAATLGAPVLVLVSGGLPEGSRDLDGARAHVGDAIGQLVPHALAAGVRLAIEPLHPMFAADRCVVSTLGQALDLAAPHPVDAVGVVVDTYHLWWDDQVWAQIERAGRQRRIACFQVADWVTPLPAGVLLGRGLPGDGCVDNRRFRRAVDAAGWTGPVEVEVFSAEVWARPGDEVLDAALRGYRETVEG, encoded by the coding sequence GTGAGCGAGCGGTTCGCCCTCAACTCGGCCACCACGAAGCACTGGCCGCTGCCCGACCTGGTGGCCGGTTGTGTGCGGGCCGGCGTGCGCGGCGTCGGCCTGTGGCGCGAGGAGACGGCCGCGTTCGGCCTGGAGAAGACCGCGGCTCTCGTACGCGACGCGGGCCTGTCCGTCACCTCGCTGTGCCGGGGTGGTTTCTTCGCCGACCCGGGCTGGCTCGACGACAACCGCCGGGCGATCGACGAGGCGGCGACGCTCGGCGCGCCGGTGCTGGTGCTGGTCTCCGGCGGCCTCCCCGAGGGCAGCCGCGACCTGGACGGCGCCCGCGCCCACGTCGGCGACGCGATCGGCCAGCTGGTTCCGCACGCGCTGGCGGCCGGCGTACGCCTGGCGATCGAGCCGTTGCACCCGATGTTCGCCGCCGACCGCTGTGTGGTCTCCACCCTCGGCCAGGCCCTCGACCTGGCCGCGCCGCATCCGGTCGACGCGGTCGGTGTCGTGGTCGACACCTACCACCTGTGGTGGGACGACCAGGTCTGGGCCCAGATCGAGCGGGCCGGCCGCCAGCGCCGGATCGCCTGCTTCCAGGTCGCCGACTGGGTGACGCCGCTGCCGGCCGGCGTGCTGCTCGGCCGCGGCCTGCCCGGCGACGGCTGCGTCGACAACCGCCGGTTCCGCCGCGCGGTCGACGCCGCCGGCTGGACCGGCCCGGTCGAGGTCGAGGTGTTCTCCGCCGAGGTGTGGGCCCGGCCCGGCGACGAGGTGCTCGACGCGGCGCTGCGCGGCTACCGGGAGACGGTGGAGGGGTGA
- a CDS encoding CpaF family protein encodes MSLTDRLTQRHHAGGDSGTWPIRNGAGSAAALRVRVHRELLSILGPQLYDQRTGDQALEQKVRETINDVLARDDSPLAVADPARVAAELIDEILGHGPVEPLLRDPDITEIMVNGPNRIFVERFGQIHQVDAAFVDEDHLRRVIDRIVWRVGRRVDEASPMVDARLPDGSRVNVVLPPIALDGSMLTIRKFAREAFTVDDLISFGTLTQEVAQLLYACVRGRLDVVISGGTGSGKTTTLNVLSGFIPANERIVTIEDAAELQLRQDHVLRLEARPPNIEGRGEIKIRDLVRNALRMRPDRIVVGEVRDGAALDMLQAMNTGHNGSLTTVHANAPRDSLARLETMAMMAGLELPVRAIREQLASAIDVIIHQDRMRDGARRVTHISEVVGMEGDVVTLQDLFVFDHRAGFDEHGRHRGTLRWTGLRPRFLDTLADSGIPVPASVFEGAPW; translated from the coding sequence ATGAGCCTGACCGACCGGCTCACCCAGCGGCACCACGCCGGCGGCGACAGCGGCACCTGGCCGATCCGCAACGGCGCGGGTTCCGCGGCCGCTCTGCGGGTGCGCGTGCACCGCGAGCTGCTGTCGATCCTCGGTCCCCAGCTCTACGACCAGCGCACCGGCGACCAGGCGCTCGAGCAGAAGGTCCGGGAGACCATCAACGACGTGCTGGCCCGGGACGACTCGCCGCTGGCGGTGGCCGACCCAGCCCGCGTCGCCGCCGAGCTGATCGACGAGATCCTGGGTCACGGCCCGGTCGAGCCGCTGCTGCGCGACCCCGACATCACCGAGATCATGGTCAACGGGCCGAACCGCATCTTCGTGGAGCGGTTCGGTCAGATCCACCAGGTCGACGCCGCGTTCGTCGACGAGGACCACCTGCGCCGGGTCATCGACCGGATCGTGTGGCGGGTCGGGCGGCGCGTCGACGAGGCCAGCCCGATGGTGGATGCCCGCCTGCCCGACGGCAGCCGGGTCAACGTCGTGCTCCCGCCGATCGCGCTGGACGGCTCCATGCTGACCATCCGCAAGTTCGCGCGCGAGGCGTTCACGGTCGACGATCTGATCAGCTTCGGCACGCTGACCCAGGAGGTCGCCCAGCTGCTGTACGCGTGCGTACGCGGCCGCCTGGATGTGGTGATCAGTGGCGGCACCGGCTCGGGCAAGACGACGACACTCAACGTGCTGTCCGGGTTCATCCCGGCCAACGAGCGGATCGTCACCATCGAGGACGCCGCCGAGCTGCAGCTCCGCCAGGACCACGTGCTGCGGCTCGAGGCCCGCCCGCCCAACATCGAGGGCCGCGGTGAGATCAAGATTCGGGACCTGGTCCGCAACGCGCTGCGGATGCGCCCGGACCGGATCGTGGTCGGCGAGGTCCGTGACGGCGCCGCGCTCGACATGTTGCAGGCGATGAACACCGGCCACAATGGATCGTTGACGACGGTGCACGCCAACGCGCCGCGGGACTCGCTCGCCCGGCTCGAGACCATGGCCATGATGGCGGGCCTCGAGCTGCCGGTGCGGGCCATCCGCGAACAGCTCGCCTCGGCGATCGACGTGATCATCCACCAGGACCGCATGCGCGACGGCGCACGACGCGTCACGCACATCTCCGAAGTGGTCGGCATGGAGGGCGACGTCGTCACGCTGCAGGACCTGTTCGTCTTCGACCATCGGGCCGGCTTCGACGAGCACGGCCGGCACCGGGGCACGCTGCGCTGGACGGGCCTGCGGCCGCGGTTCCTCGACACGCTGGCCGACAGCGGCATCCCGGTGCCGGCCAGCGTCTTCGAGGGCGCGCCGTGGTGA
- a CDS encoding RcpC/CpaB family pilus assembly protein, with protein sequence MNRRIIAVLAAVVLAAVGAGAVLLYVRSADNRAVAGKQARTVLVAEKLIPAGTNGRALRDGGYLRQTRMPAETVPDDTLATVEGDLDALVTTAAVQRGQLLMRTMFGTAVNRSGLAIPDGKLAISAKVKSAVFGPGAVRAGTRVAIFYTYTPVAVGKLDEVSGSGLERGRDVNNVTRLLMTDIEVISVGAAAGEGDGEVARPATATTGGGDVAITFALDQRQAEILAHATALGGLLNVGLLGDSSDVRPDRGVDNGSLFGKAG encoded by the coding sequence ATGAACCGACGCATCATCGCGGTGCTCGCCGCCGTCGTCCTGGCGGCGGTCGGGGCCGGCGCCGTCCTGCTCTACGTGCGGTCGGCCGACAACCGGGCCGTCGCGGGCAAGCAGGCGCGCACCGTGCTGGTCGCCGAGAAGCTGATCCCGGCGGGCACCAACGGACGTGCGCTGCGGGACGGTGGCTACCTCCGCCAGACTCGGATGCCGGCCGAGACGGTACCGGACGACACGCTGGCCACGGTCGAGGGTGACCTCGACGCGCTGGTCACCACGGCCGCCGTGCAGCGGGGACAGCTGCTGATGCGCACGATGTTCGGCACCGCGGTCAACCGCTCCGGCCTGGCGATCCCTGACGGCAAACTGGCGATCTCCGCGAAGGTCAAGTCGGCGGTGTTCGGCCCCGGCGCCGTGCGGGCCGGCACCCGCGTCGCGATCTTCTACACCTACACGCCGGTCGCCGTGGGCAAGCTCGACGAGGTGTCCGGCAGCGGCCTGGAGCGCGGTCGCGACGTCAACAACGTCACCCGCCTGCTGATGACCGACATCGAGGTGATCTCGGTGGGCGCCGCCGCCGGCGAGGGCGACGGTGAGGTGGCGCGGCCGGCCACCGCCACCACCGGCGGGGGCGACGTGGCGATCACGTTCGCGCTCGACCAGCGGCAGGCGGAGATCCTGGCGCACGCGACCGCGCTGGGCGGTCTCCTCAACGTGGGCCTGCTGGGCGACTCGTCCGACGTCCGCCCGGACCGCGGCGTCGACAACGGATCCCTCTTCGGGAAGGCGGGATGA
- a CDS encoding Gfo/Idh/MocA family oxidoreductase has protein sequence MDRRPVGIVLNGVTGRMGYRQHLVRSLLAIREAGGLPLRDGTRLWPEPVLVGRDDGKLRAIAQRHGLTEWTTDLGAALARPDVEIYFDAQVTNAREKAIRAAVAAGKHVYTEKPTAGDLAGAVELARLADAAGVKHGVVQDKLFLPGLRKLDRLVKGGFFGRVLSVRGEFGYWVFEGDWQPAQRPSWNYRSADGGGIVVDMFPHWHYVLEQIFGPVRAVTAHITTHIPQRWDEAGQPYEATADDAAYGIFEIEGGIVAQVNSSWAVRVYRDELVEFQVDGTEGSAVAGLRECRVQHRSTTPKPVWNPDLPVTERFRDQWQVVPDNEEFRNGFQEQWELFLRHVAEDAPYAWDLWAGARGVQLAELGARSAREGRRMEIPELTA, from the coding sequence GTGGATCGCAGACCAGTCGGCATCGTCCTCAACGGGGTGACGGGGCGGATGGGCTACCGGCAGCATCTGGTGCGCTCGCTGCTCGCGATCCGCGAGGCCGGCGGCCTGCCGTTGCGCGACGGGACGCGGCTGTGGCCCGAGCCCGTGCTGGTCGGCCGCGACGACGGCAAGCTCCGCGCGATCGCCCAGCGGCACGGCCTCACCGAGTGGACCACCGACCTGGGCGCCGCGCTGGCCCGCCCCGACGTCGAGATCTACTTCGACGCCCAGGTGACCAACGCCCGCGAGAAGGCGATCCGCGCGGCGGTGGCGGCGGGCAAGCACGTCTACACCGAGAAGCCGACCGCCGGCGACCTGGCCGGCGCGGTCGAGCTCGCCCGGCTGGCCGACGCCGCCGGCGTCAAGCACGGCGTCGTGCAGGACAAGCTCTTTCTGCCGGGCCTGCGCAAGCTCGACCGTCTCGTCAAGGGCGGCTTCTTCGGCCGGGTGTTGAGCGTGCGCGGCGAGTTCGGCTACTGGGTGTTCGAGGGCGACTGGCAGCCGGCGCAACGTCCATCGTGGAACTACCGGTCGGCCGACGGCGGCGGCATCGTCGTCGACATGTTCCCGCACTGGCACTACGTGCTCGAGCAGATCTTCGGTCCGGTCCGCGCGGTCACCGCCCACATCACCACGCACATCCCCCAGCGGTGGGACGAGGCGGGCCAGCCCTACGAGGCGACCGCCGACGACGCGGCCTACGGCATCTTCGAGATCGAGGGCGGCATCGTCGCGCAGGTCAACTCCTCGTGGGCCGTCCGGGTCTACCGTGACGAGCTGGTCGAGTTCCAGGTCGACGGCACCGAGGGCAGCGCGGTGGCCGGCCTGCGCGAGTGCCGGGTGCAGCACCGCTCGACCACGCCCAAGCCCGTCTGGAACCCCGATCTCCCGGTCACCGAACGGTTCCGCGACCAGTGGCAGGTCGTCCCCGACAACGAGGAGTTCCGCAACGGCTTCCAGGAGCAGTGGGAGCTGTTCCTGCGCCACGTGGCCGAGGACGCCCCGTACGCCTGGGATCTGTGGGCCGGCGCCCGGGGCGTGCAGCTGGCCGAGCTGGGCGCCCGGTCGGCGCGCGAGGGCCGGCGGATGGAGATCCCGGAGCTGACCGCATGA
- a CDS encoding DUF993 family protein gives MTTVVLPDGPFTFTGAGAAWATPGAPFTSRVAYAAAHVVADPRADNTPGTKAALDWDATLAFRHHLWSHGFGVAEAMDTAQRGMGLDYAATRELIRRSTAAATGPIVAGVATDQLPPGPTTLDEVRKAYAEQLADVEAAGATPVLMCSRHLAATARHADDYLDVYAELLRQAAGPVVLHWLGEMFDPALAGYWGADPVATVLELIGAHAAKVDGIKVSLLDEAFEVDLRRRLPAGVRLYTGDDFHYPALIKGDGDGYSDALLGIFAAIAAPAAAALQALDAGDEAGYDDIFGPTVPLARHVFGAPTFYYKTGIVFLAWLSGHQSHFTMVGGLQSGRSPGHLATLIRLADAAGVLPDADLAAGRARAWATTVGVRP, from the coding sequence ATGACCACCGTGGTCCTGCCCGACGGCCCGTTCACCTTCACCGGCGCCGGCGCGGCCTGGGCGACGCCGGGGGCGCCGTTCACGAGCCGGGTGGCCTACGCGGCGGCGCACGTGGTCGCCGACCCACGGGCCGACAACACACCGGGCACGAAGGCCGCCCTCGACTGGGACGCCACGCTCGCCTTCCGCCACCACCTCTGGTCGCACGGCTTCGGGGTGGCGGAGGCGATGGACACCGCGCAGCGCGGCATGGGCCTCGACTACGCGGCGACCCGCGAGCTGATCCGCCGCTCCACCGCCGCGGCGACCGGGCCGATCGTCGCGGGCGTCGCAACGGACCAGCTGCCGCCCGGCCCGACGACCCTCGACGAGGTCCGCAAGGCCTACGCCGAGCAGCTCGCCGACGTCGAGGCGGCCGGCGCGACGCCGGTGCTGATGTGCAGCCGCCACCTCGCCGCCACCGCCCGGCACGCCGACGACTACCTCGACGTCTACGCGGAGCTGCTGCGCCAGGCGGCCGGGCCGGTGGTGCTGCACTGGCTGGGCGAGATGTTCGACCCGGCGCTGGCCGGCTACTGGGGCGCCGACCCGGTCGCCACGGTGCTCGAGCTGATCGGCGCGCACGCGGCCAAGGTCGACGGCATCAAGGTGTCGCTGCTCGACGAGGCGTTCGAGGTCGACCTGCGGCGCCGGCTGCCCGCCGGGGTGCGGCTCTACACCGGTGACGACTTCCACTACCCCGCGCTCATCAAGGGCGACGGCGACGGCTACTCCGACGCGCTGCTGGGTATCTTCGCCGCGATAGCGGCCCCGGCGGCGGCGGCGCTGCAGGCCCTCGACGCTGGCGACGAAGCCGGCTACGACGACATCTTCGGGCCGACCGTGCCGCTGGCCCGCCACGTCTTCGGCGCGCCCACCTTCTACTACAAGACCGGCATCGTGTTCCTGGCCTGGCTCTCGGGCCATCAGAGCCACTTCACGATGGTCGGCGGGCTGCAGAGCGGCCGCTCCCCCGGCCACCTGGCCACGCTGATCCGGCTGGCCGACGCCGCCGGCGTGCTGCCCGACGCCGACCTCGCCGCCGGTCGCGCCCGGGCCTGGGCCACCACCGTGGGGGTGCGGCCGTGA
- a CDS encoding LacI family DNA-binding transcriptional regulator has product MATLDDVARRAGVSTATASRIINGSSKPVSAALRDRVEAAVADLHYVPNAHARQLARSERTAVGVVVHDVSDPYFAEITRGLQRVATTDGRLVIICNTYRDPARELDYVELLRAHQVAAMVLAGSGYHDAGFARALRGKLRAYELSGGRVAVIGRHDRAGDAVVPDNEAGGFLAGEHLYALGHRDIGVIAGPRNLTTTTDRLTGLRRAARAHGRPAPKVCYADFDRDSGAAATADLLAAHPRITAIAALNDSMAVGALAHLRGAGRRASVIGFDDMPIARDVTPALTTIRLPLADMGALAMSLALSAPSPSPRVERVPAELVERESTGPPDVSATGAPGTIGR; this is encoded by the coding sequence GTGGCCACGCTGGACGACGTCGCGCGCCGGGCGGGCGTCTCGACGGCGACCGCCTCGCGCATCATCAACGGCAGCAGCAAGCCGGTCAGCGCGGCCCTGCGCGACCGGGTCGAGGCGGCCGTGGCCGATCTGCACTACGTGCCCAACGCGCACGCCCGCCAGCTCGCCCGCTCCGAGCGCACGGCCGTCGGCGTCGTCGTCCACGACGTCTCCGACCCCTACTTCGCCGAGATCACCCGCGGCCTGCAACGCGTCGCCACCACCGACGGCCGGCTGGTGATCATCTGCAACACCTACCGCGACCCGGCCCGCGAGCTCGACTACGTCGAGCTGCTCCGGGCCCACCAGGTGGCGGCGATGGTGCTGGCCGGTTCGGGCTACCACGACGCCGGGTTCGCCCGGGCGCTGCGCGGCAAGCTGCGGGCCTACGAGCTGTCCGGCGGGCGGGTCGCGGTGATCGGCCGGCACGACCGGGCCGGTGACGCCGTCGTCCCCGACAACGAGGCCGGCGGCTTCCTGGCCGGCGAGCACCTCTACGCGCTCGGCCATCGCGACATCGGCGTCATCGCCGGCCCGCGCAACCTGACCACCACCACGGACCGGCTGACCGGCCTCCGCCGGGCCGCCCGCGCGCACGGCCGACCCGCCCCGAAGGTCTGCTACGCCGACTTCGACCGCGACAGCGGCGCCGCGGCCACCGCCGACCTGCTCGCCGCCCATCCGCGGATCACCGCGATCGCGGCGCTCAACGACTCGATGGCCGTCGGTGCGCTGGCCCACCTGCGGGGGGCCGGGCGGCGGGCCAGCGTGATCGGCTTCGACGACATGCCGATCGCCCGCGACGTCACGCCGGCCCTGACCACCATCCGGCTGCCGCTGGCCGACATGGGCGCCCTGGCCATGTCGCTGGCGCTGTCGGCGCCGTCGCCGAGCCCGCGGGTCGAGCGGGTGCCGGCCGAGCTGGTCGAGCGGGAGAGCACCGGCCCGCCGGACGTTTCCGCGACCGGCGCGCCGGGCACCATCGGTCGATGA
- a CDS encoding P-loop NTPase, with product MTILFEPNRQWSAHLAALLGGNVHAVGQLADLQRLLVDLPAEPLVVFGPSAPTSVALEVAAQQRLQRPALGVVLLRERLDMETMTQALRAGVREAVDAHDATAVRTACSRSLEVSRQLTGAVAPVAAPPAEAKIVTVFSAKGGCGKSTLATNLAVCLADGGRRRVCLVDLDLAFGDVGIMLQLSPDRGIADLVASRDRVDPGLVRALLTSYAPGVDVLLAPVGPTEAERIDRDLVVSVLAAVRTMADYVVIDTPAHFTEGVLAALDVTDVHVLVATPDVPALKNLRIAMDMLDLLGLGQDNRLVVLNRSDAKVGLSGADIERVLQSRINGHIPSSRDVPIAINRGRPIVVEKPTHPVSKAIRDLANGAIAQQAAGRGGRWQRARAGRAGGR from the coding sequence ATGACCATCCTCTTCGAGCCGAACCGGCAGTGGTCGGCGCATCTGGCCGCATTGCTGGGCGGGAACGTGCACGCCGTCGGGCAGCTCGCGGATCTGCAGCGGCTGCTGGTCGACCTGCCCGCCGAGCCCTTGGTCGTCTTCGGCCCGAGCGCGCCCACCTCGGTCGCGCTGGAAGTCGCGGCGCAGCAACGGCTGCAGCGACCCGCCCTCGGGGTGGTCCTGCTCCGCGAACGGCTGGACATGGAGACGATGACGCAGGCGCTCCGCGCCGGCGTGCGGGAGGCGGTCGACGCGCACGACGCCACCGCCGTGCGGACGGCCTGCAGCCGGTCGCTGGAGGTGTCCCGGCAGCTGACCGGAGCGGTCGCACCGGTGGCGGCCCCACCGGCCGAAGCCAAGATCGTCACGGTCTTCTCGGCCAAGGGTGGCTGTGGCAAGTCGACGCTGGCCACCAACCTCGCCGTCTGCCTCGCCGACGGCGGCCGGCGGCGGGTCTGCCTGGTCGATCTGGACCTCGCGTTCGGCGACGTCGGGATCATGCTTCAGCTCTCGCCCGACCGCGGGATCGCGGACCTGGTCGCCTCACGGGACCGGGTCGACCCCGGCCTGGTCCGGGCACTGCTGACGTCGTACGCCCCGGGTGTCGACGTGCTGCTCGCTCCCGTCGGTCCGACCGAGGCCGAACGGATCGACCGCGACCTGGTCGTCTCGGTGCTGGCCGCGGTCCGCACGATGGCCGACTACGTCGTCATCGACACGCCCGCCCACTTCACCGAAGGTGTCCTGGCCGCGCTGGACGTGACCGACGTGCACGTCCTGGTGGCGACGCCAGACGTGCCGGCGCTGAAGAACCTGCGGATCGCCATGGACATGCTCGACCTGCTCGGCCTCGGCCAGGACAACCGCCTGGTCGTGCTCAACCGCAGCGACGCGAAGGTCGGCCTCTCCGGCGCCGACATCGAACGCGTGCTGCAGAGCCGCATCAACGGCCACATCCCGTCGAGCCGCGACGTGCCCATCGCGATTAACCGCGGTCGGCCGATCGTCGTCGAGAAGCCGACGCATCCCGTCAGCAAGGCGATCCGGGACCTGGCGAACGGTGCGATCGCCCAGCAGGCCGCGGGCCGCGGCGGTCGGTGGCAGCGGGCGCGGGCCGGCCGGGCGGGTGGGCGATGA
- a CDS encoding pilus assembly protein TadG-related protein produces MAVFFGFGVALGVCALVLDIGLIAVARKQLQTGADAAAVEVARTCATSAAACGGADSGDTAIAYAQENVPDGAATAVVCGRGEGLAECPPPAGAGACAQPAPETGAYAEVHTSILRADGSTLLPPVFAQAVVDGFDGAAVTACARVTWGSPAAARALALTVSTCDWQRMTDGGALPSAEQAIPLFADTDPAACGRAGAGAGDPGGFRWVAGADATCRTATSAGAQLRVTDPTERPTACLPALESLVGEPGRPVAVPIFSAVSAAGDYTVRGIAAFVVTGWQLPDSAVPSPRITTCDDGVDFCVFGFFTRALVPGGGTVGGPDLGAQITALIG; encoded by the coding sequence GTGGCGGTGTTCTTCGGCTTCGGCGTCGCGCTCGGCGTCTGCGCGCTCGTCCTCGACATAGGGCTCATCGCGGTGGCGCGTAAACAACTCCAGACCGGCGCCGACGCCGCCGCCGTCGAGGTGGCCCGGACCTGCGCGACCAGCGCCGCCGCTTGCGGTGGCGCGGACAGTGGCGACACCGCCATCGCGTACGCACAGGAGAACGTCCCCGACGGCGCGGCGACGGCGGTGGTCTGCGGCCGTGGGGAGGGCCTGGCCGAATGCCCGCCTCCGGCCGGCGCCGGCGCCTGTGCCCAGCCGGCGCCCGAGACCGGCGCCTACGCCGAGGTGCACACCAGCATCCTGCGGGCCGACGGCTCGACGCTGCTGCCGCCCGTCTTCGCGCAGGCGGTCGTCGACGGCTTCGACGGCGCGGCGGTGACGGCGTGTGCCCGGGTCACCTGGGGGTCACCCGCTGCCGCCCGCGCGCTCGCGCTGACCGTCTCGACGTGTGACTGGCAACGGATGACCGACGGCGGGGCGCTGCCCAGCGCGGAGCAGGCCATCCCGCTGTTCGCCGACACCGATCCCGCCGCCTGCGGCCGGGCGGGTGCCGGGGCCGGCGACCCGGGCGGTTTCCGGTGGGTGGCCGGCGCCGACGCGACCTGCCGCACGGCGACGTCGGCCGGCGCGCAGTTGCGGGTGACGGATCCGACCGAGCGGCCGACGGCCTGCCTCCCGGCACTCGAATCGCTGGTCGGCGAGCCCGGCCGGCCGGTGGCGGTGCCGATCTTCTCGGCGGTCAGTGCCGCCGGCGACTACACCGTCCGCGGCATCGCGGCGTTCGTCGTGACCGGCTGGCAGCTGCCCGACTCGGCGGTCCCGTCGCCACGCATCACGACGTGCGACGACGGCGTGGACTTCTGCGTATTCGGCTTCTTCACCCGGGCGCTGGTGCCCGGCGGAGGCACGGTCGGCGGGCCGGACCTCGGCGCACAGATCACCGCACTCATCGGCTGA
- a CDS encoding prepilin peptidase, producing the protein MSLPLLLVAAALTGAAWGTLLPGLISRYAVAWPEDAEHPPPWRRTCPHCGADRPRWWRASGRCPTCGRAPRPGRLLLAPVTAATLALLAWAVGPTAELPAFLLLGALAVPLAAVDLRVLRLPDPLVGALGGGGLALLGLAAVVEGTAGALLRALAAATACGALYALLAIVLRGQLGFGDVKLGAALGLYLGWFGWSAVVAGVVLAPVVNLPLVLGLLATGRTDRRASAPFGPAMLAAALVAVTFVAQT; encoded by the coding sequence GTGTCGCTGCCGCTCCTTCTCGTCGCCGCCGCCCTGACCGGCGCGGCCTGGGGCACCCTCCTACCGGGCCTGATCTCCCGGTACGCGGTCGCCTGGCCGGAGGACGCGGAGCACCCCCCACCCTGGCGGCGCACCTGCCCGCACTGCGGCGCGGACCGGCCGAGGTGGTGGCGGGCATCGGGTCGGTGCCCGACGTGCGGCCGCGCGCCGAGGCCCGGCCGCCTGCTCCTGGCGCCAGTCACCGCCGCGACCCTGGCGCTGCTGGCCTGGGCCGTCGGGCCGACGGCCGAACTGCCGGCCTTTCTCCTCCTCGGCGCCCTGGCGGTCCCGCTGGCCGCCGTCGACCTGCGGGTGTTGCGGCTACCCGACCCGTTGGTCGGCGCGCTCGGGGGTGGCGGGCTGGCGCTGCTCGGTCTCGCGGCGGTCGTCGAGGGCACCGCGGGCGCCCTGCTGCGCGCGCTGGCCGCCGCCACGGCCTGCGGCGCGCTCTACGCGTTGCTGGCGATCGTCCTGCGCGGCCAACTCGGCTTCGGCGACGTCAAGCTGGGCGCGGCCCTCGGCCTCTATCTGGGGTGGTTCGGCTGGTCAGCGGTGGTCGCCGGCGTCGTCCTGGCCCCGGTCGTGAACCTGCCGCTGGTGCTCGGCCTGCTGGCCACGGGCCGCACCGATCGCCGCGCGTCGGCACCATTCGGCCCGGCGATGCTAGCCGCCGCACTGGTGGCCGTCACCTTCGTCGCCCAAACGTAG
- a CDS encoding TadE/TadG family type IV pilus assembly protein encodes MSRRVVRAGEAPAGRRRSGLARRRRDRGAAAVEAALVFPILLLLIFGIIDFGRMLNAQMNATEAAQQGARIASFGERPDTRIREIAGTEARIAAEVCALSATGSTDADVTVTYPFEFVTPVGAFVSLLGGGGLGGTVELTGHGVMPCS; translated from the coding sequence GTGTCGCGAAGGGTAGTCCGCGCAGGTGAGGCCCCGGCCGGCCGTCGTCGGTCGGGCCTCGCCAGGCGGCGGCGTGATCGAGGAGCGGCGGCCGTCGAGGCGGCCCTCGTCTTCCCGATCCTGCTACTGCTGATCTTCGGGATCATCGATTTCGGACGGATGCTCAACGCCCAGATGAATGCCACGGAAGCGGCGCAGCAAGGCGCCCGGATAGCGTCGTTCGGCGAGCGCCCCGACACCCGGATTCGCGAGATCGCCGGCACCGAGGCCCGTATCGCGGCCGAGGTCTGCGCGCTCTCCGCGACCGGCTCGACCGATGCCGACGTGACCGTCACGTACCCCTTCGAGTTCGTCACCCCGGTGGGTGCCTTCGTGTCCCTGCTGGGCGGCGGCGGGCTCGGCGGCACCGTCGAGCTGACCGGCCACGGAGTCATGCCGTGCTCCTGA